A single genomic interval of Deferribacter autotrophicus harbors:
- a CDS encoding RsmB/NOP family class I SAM-dependent RNA methyltransferase, producing MADNIRRRLYNLLLHFFNGQIKEDFFTDTPYRKFYRKIYFEIFRHFGFIQYVLTKYLKKDTPVESMASLTLGAAQILFLDDIPDYAAVNESVALTPKKQKPLVNAVLRNIVKNKTNLLKEYHIYYDFPHYFFDRWQKEFKDENEFESFLQSFHKVPKYYLVSTNDLSIKEYEEGFNNSIYYPMDINSYTIPLLKKFQNVSNILDCCAAPGGKTILLSKLYPNARIKAVEKNPDRVKVLMQNLKKYKCNNVEAINADFLHFTDNIQYDLILLDAPCTALGTIRKHPEVLWLKNDKDINRMSKYQKKFLEKGLTHLKKGGHLIYSVCSLEPEEGFENIHWLLKKNNNLKLVTPEIDKKFIKDNCFYPLPHKSEGDGFFAAILTY from the coding sequence ATGGCAGATAACATTAGGAGGAGGCTTTACAACCTCCTCCTTCATTTTTTTAACGGCCAGATAAAAGAAGATTTCTTCACAGACACCCCATATAGGAAATTTTATAGAAAAATTTATTTTGAAATCTTTAGACATTTCGGATTCATTCAATACGTTTTGACAAAATATCTCAAAAAGGATACCCCTGTTGAATCAATGGCTTCTCTCACATTGGGAGCGGCACAAATCCTCTTTTTAGATGACATCCCTGATTATGCAGCTGTAAATGAATCGGTGGCTTTAACCCCCAAAAAACAAAAACCTCTCGTTAATGCAGTATTAAGAAATATTGTGAAAAACAAAACGAATCTTTTAAAAGAATACCACATTTATTACGATTTTCCCCACTACTTTTTTGATAGGTGGCAAAAAGAATTTAAGGATGAAAATGAATTTGAAAGTTTTTTACAATCCTTTCACAAAGTCCCGAAATATTATCTTGTTTCAACCAATGACTTATCCATAAAAGAATATGAAGAAGGGTTTAATAACAGCATTTATTATCCTATGGATATCAATTCTTATACGATCCCTTTACTAAAAAAATTCCAGAATGTATCAAATATCCTAGATTGCTGCGCGGCACCTGGTGGGAAAACCATTCTGCTTTCCAAACTTTATCCGAATGCCAGGATAAAAGCTGTTGAAAAAAATCCTGATAGAGTAAAGGTTTTAATGCAAAATCTAAAAAAATATAAGTGCAATAATGTTGAAGCAATTAATGCCGACTTTCTGCACTTTACAGATAATATCCAGTACGATCTGATACTGCTTGATGCTCCATGCACAGCCCTTGGAACCATTAGAAAACATCCGGAAGTCTTATGGCTAAAAAATGATAAAGATATTAACAGGATGTCAAAATACCAGAAAAAGTTTCTTGAAAAAGGATTAACACACTTAAAAAAAGGTGGGCATTTAATCTATAGCGTCTGTTCCCTTGAGCCTGAAGAAGGGTTCGAAAATATCCATTGGCTCTTAAAGAAAAATAATAATCTAAAACTTGTCACACCTGAAATAGATAAAAAATTTATAAAAGATAACTGTTTCTACCCATTACCTCACAAATCTGAAGGGGATGGATTTTTTGCTGCTATCCTGACATACTGA
- the htpX gene encoding zinc metalloprotease HtpX, whose protein sequence is MNLNTLKTAFLLGLLTLLFIFIGGLLGGRTGMMIAFIFALGMNFISYWFSDKIVLAMYRAKEVSEAEAPMLYSIVRRLTQKAGMPMPKIYIIDTPTPNAFATGRNPSHAAVAVTTGILHLLNEDELEGVLGHELAHIYGRDILISTIAASVAGAVMMLADWARWAFIFGGFRSDDDENPGGAIGALIAMLIAPIAAILIQMAISRSREYLADERGAKLSGKPLALASALEKIAYGVQAAPMNANPATAHMFIMNPLRGRDILSLFSTHPPIEERIKRLRKLAYGG, encoded by the coding sequence ATGAATTTAAACACTTTAAAAACAGCCTTTCTGCTTGGGTTGTTAACTCTCCTTTTCATATTTATCGGGGGATTATTAGGTGGTAGAACAGGAATGATGATAGCATTTATATTTGCTCTTGGAATGAATTTTATCTCATATTGGTTCAGTGATAAAATTGTACTGGCAATGTACAGAGCTAAAGAAGTAAGCGAAGCGGAAGCTCCAATGCTTTATTCAATTGTAAGAAGACTCACTCAGAAAGCCGGAATGCCAATGCCTAAAATCTACATAATTGATACTCCCACTCCTAACGCTTTTGCTACAGGTAGAAACCCCAGCCATGCAGCAGTGGCAGTAACCACAGGGATTCTACATTTATTAAACGAAGATGAATTGGAAGGGGTATTGGGGCATGAATTAGCCCATATTTACGGTAGAGATATTCTTATCTCCACAATTGCCGCATCAGTGGCTGGTGCAGTAATGATGCTTGCCGATTGGGCAAGATGGGCATTTATTTTCGGAGGTTTCAGATCGGATGACGATGAAAATCCTGGCGGTGCCATTGGAGCTTTGATTGCCATGCTAATAGCTCCCATTGCAGCCATCTTAATTCAGATGGCCATTTCAAGATCTAGGGAATACCTTGCTGATGAACGTGGAGCTAAGCTTTCGGGAAAACCTTTAGCATTGGCAAGTGCACTTGAGAAAATAGCTTATGGTGTGCAAGCTGCACCAATGAATGCAAACCCTGCCACAGCCCATATGTTCATTATGAATCCATTGCGAGGCAGGGATATATTATCATTATTTTCCACCCATCCCCCAATAGAGGAGAGAATTAAGAGACTTAGAAAATTAGCATATGGCGGATAA
- the fmt gene encoding methionyl-tRNA formyltransferase, protein MNIVFMGTPEIAVPTLSKLVEMGFNVNLVVCQPDKPKGRGKKLQPPPTKEFALKHGIEVYQPEKLKNNDEAYYKIAEKNPDFLVVVAYGKILPAKILNIPGKAPINVHFSLLPKYRGAAPVNWAIINGEGKTGVTTMLMDVGLDTGDILLMDETSIDRKDAVELSKELSESGANLLIETIKNFDYITPKKQDDSAATYAPILKKEDGLINFNESAEVIERKIRGLQPWPTAFTYYNGKLVKFFKADVTKDKKELSPGTIFDVTKKDFKVKCIEGSLIVKEIQFEGKKRMPVASFLAGFSIKEGDRFEPKI, encoded by the coding sequence ATGAACATTGTTTTTATGGGAACACCTGAAATAGCAGTACCCACCCTTTCAAAACTTGTAGAAATGGGATTCAATGTAAATCTTGTGGTTTGCCAACCGGATAAACCTAAAGGAAGAGGAAAAAAACTTCAACCTCCTCCCACAAAAGAGTTTGCACTAAAACACGGTATAGAAGTCTATCAACCTGAAAAATTAAAAAACAATGATGAAGCGTATTATAAAATTGCTGAGAAAAATCCAGATTTTTTAGTGGTGGTAGCTTACGGCAAAATTTTACCTGCTAAAATTTTAAACATTCCGGGTAAAGCTCCCATAAATGTTCACTTTTCCCTTTTACCAAAATATAGAGGTGCAGCTCCTGTTAACTGGGCAATCATAAATGGAGAAGGAAAAACAGGTGTTACCACCATGCTAATGGATGTAGGACTTGATACCGGTGATATTCTTTTGATGGATGAAACCAGTATTGATAGAAAGGATGCCGTAGAACTTTCAAAAGAATTGTCTGAAAGCGGTGCAAATTTACTTATAGAAACAATTAAAAATTTTGATTATATTACTCCAAAAAAGCAGGATGATTCTGCAGCAACCTATGCACCCATATTAAAAAAAGAGGACGGATTGATAAATTTCAATGAATCAGCAGAAGTAATCGAAAGAAAAATCAGAGGATTACAACCCTGGCCTACGGCATTTACCTACTACAATGGAAAGTTGGTAAAATTTTTTAAAGCGGATGTTACAAAAGACAAAAAAGAATTGTCACCAGGCACTATATTTGATGTCACAAAGAAAGATTTTAAAGTCAAATGTATAGAAGGTTCACTGATTGTTAAAGAGATTCAATTCGAAGGGAAGAAAAGAATGCCTGTAGCTTCTTTTCTCGCAGGATTTTCAATCAAAGAAGGTGATAGGTTCGAACCAAAAATTTGA
- a CDS encoding LL-diaminopimelate aminotransferase has protein sequence MRDFMENVIAERLGGKMFGKDTKIYKFEKIKRAKRAALEANPGKELIDLGVGEPDDMADMSIVKVLQIEAEKKENRFYADNGIQEFKDAAAEYMKKRFGVDIDPVKEVNHAIGSKPALAMLPFCLINPGDIALMTVPGYPVTGTITKYLGGDVFNLPLTKENNFLPDLDSIPEDVRKRAKILYLNYPNNPTGVLAPKEFFEKVVKFAKENNIAVIHDAAYIELTYGERQPSFLEIEGAKEVGVEIHSLSKSFNMTGWRMAFVCGNELLVQAFATVKDNNDSGQFIPIQKAATYALQHPELIDNVREKYQRRLQALAKVLKDLGFYVNEPKGTFYLYFEIPKGTKSGREFKSAEEFCDYLIREKLISSVPWDDAGHYLRFTVTFEAKDLDDEKRIIDEVAKRLSEEEYIF, from the coding sequence GTGAGAGATTTTATGGAAAATGTTATTGCTGAACGTTTAGGCGGTAAAATGTTTGGCAAAGACACCAAAATCTACAAATTTGAGAAAATAAAAAGAGCAAAAAGGGCTGCTTTAGAGGCAAATCCTGGAAAAGAACTTATAGATCTTGGAGTGGGTGAACCTGATGACATGGCAGACATGAGTATCGTAAAAGTTTTGCAAATCGAAGCTGAAAAAAAAGAAAATAGATTCTATGCAGACAATGGAATTCAAGAATTTAAAGATGCTGCAGCAGAATATATGAAAAAAAGATTTGGTGTCGATATAGATCCTGTTAAAGAAGTAAATCATGCAATTGGTTCAAAACCAGCCCTTGCAATGCTTCCATTTTGTCTAATCAATCCTGGTGATATTGCTTTGATGACAGTACCTGGATATCCTGTTACAGGAACAATCACAAAATACCTTGGTGGAGATGTTTTCAATTTGCCTTTAACAAAGGAAAACAACTTTTTACCTGATCTAGATTCTATCCCTGAAGATGTAAGAAAAAGGGCAAAAATCCTGTATTTAAACTATCCAAACAACCCTACAGGGGTTCTTGCACCAAAAGAGTTTTTCGAAAAAGTTGTAAAATTTGCAAAAGAAAACAATATAGCAGTAATCCATGATGCTGCATACATTGAGCTTACTTATGGCGAAAGACAACCATCCTTTTTAGAGATTGAAGGTGCAAAGGAAGTAGGTGTAGAGATTCATTCATTATCAAAATCGTTTAATATGACTGGTTGGAGAATGGCCTTCGTATGTGGTAACGAACTTCTCGTGCAGGCTTTCGCCACTGTAAAAGACAATAACGATTCTGGACAATTTATTCCAATACAAAAGGCAGCAACCTATGCTTTACAACATCCTGAATTGATAGATAACGTTAGAGAAAAATACCAAAGAAGACTACAAGCTTTGGCAAAAGTTTTAAAAGACCTAGGTTTTTACGTCAATGAACCTAAAGGAACATTCTATCTTTATTTTGAAATACCAAAAGGAACAAAAAGTGGCAGAGAATTCAAAAGTGCAGAGGAATTTTGCGATTACCTGATAAGAGAAAAACTCATTTCTTCTGTTCCATGGGATGATGCTGGACATTATCTCAGATTTACTGTAACCTTTGAAGCAAAAGATCTTGATGATGAAAAAAGAATAATTGATGAGGTAGCAAAAAGGTTATCTGAAGAAGAATACATTTTCTAG